One genomic region from Leptospira tipperaryensis encodes:
- a CDS encoding acyl-CoA dehydrogenase encodes MNLKEFLSSVPSEEYHSVFRNALPYLVEEGYFDAIVGGSFESFHKKIFTLGSYPRGIGIGIALMAQTNVAGRILKFVSEGFANETETNKLPGREKTISIVKALLQGVGTGKDIISMGVSESGWKGRISNITSSYKIEGDRIVLDLTKSFLTNGANCSGFLVVAKSPNETYDVIYLPLETPGLEVELFDLEYAKEATHCRLKGEGLSFPLENLVFLNYQGYAPEIHLSEMLSASALFCGYVDLILRTLLREKRDNVDPRIAGKILDIQELLYSKILEISRKKDNDPNFRMEEVHPYGYETSLDLIYSWFTDCVSSVELTKLFPDINLFYSIHPGKTPIYQKNILKKIRALR; translated from the coding sequence ATGAATCTAAAAGAATTCTTATCTTCCGTTCCATCCGAAGAGTATCATTCAGTATTTCGAAACGCTCTTCCGTATTTGGTGGAAGAAGGATATTTTGACGCGATCGTGGGAGGATCTTTTGAAAGCTTTCATAAAAAGATTTTCACCCTCGGTTCTTATCCGAGAGGAATCGGGATCGGAATCGCGCTCATGGCTCAGACCAATGTCGCCGGAAGAATTTTAAAATTTGTCTCGGAAGGATTTGCAAACGAAACGGAAACGAACAAACTTCCCGGTCGAGAAAAAACGATTTCGATCGTGAAAGCTCTTCTACAAGGAGTTGGAACCGGGAAAGATATTATTTCCATGGGTGTGAGCGAGTCCGGATGGAAGGGAAGAATCTCGAATATCACGAGTTCCTACAAGATCGAAGGGGATCGGATTGTTCTCGATCTTACAAAATCTTTTTTGACCAACGGAGCCAATTGCAGCGGGTTTCTCGTAGTTGCGAAGTCGCCTAACGAAACCTACGACGTGATCTATCTTCCTTTGGAAACTCCGGGTTTGGAAGTTGAACTTTTTGATTTGGAATACGCTAAGGAAGCGACCCACTGTAGACTAAAAGGGGAAGGTTTGTCCTTTCCTCTGGAGAATTTGGTTTTTCTAAACTACCAAGGATACGCGCCTGAAATTCATCTTTCGGAAATGCTTTCCGCCTCGGCGTTGTTTTGCGGTTACGTCGATCTGATTTTAAGAACTCTTCTCAGAGAAAAAAGAGACAACGTAGATCCAAGAATCGCCGGAAAAATTCTGGATATTCAAGAATTATTATATTCTAAAATATTGGAGATTTCCCGTAAAAAAGACAACGACCCGAATTTTAGAATGGAAGAAGTTCATCCTTACGGTTACGAAACTTCCCTGGATTTGATTTACTCTTGGTTTACGGATTGTGTCAGTAGCGTGGAATTGACGAAGTTGTTTCCGGACATCAATCTATTTTATTCGATTCACCCCGGAAAAACCCCGATCTATCAAAAAAACATTCTAAAAAAAATCAGAGCGCTGCGTTAG
- a CDS encoding cation diffusion facilitator family transporter, translated as MDDFFQLHHVERSQEKGLKRSILLAIFVSLTIFVVEVFGGIQSGSIALLADAGHIITDAIALSLSLIAVLLASRKPNPKYSFGYYRIEILTSLVNSILIFGISFYIFYEAIERFQNQKEILSFQMLIFSSSGIVLNLISAWILFRFSNENINIKSAYIHVLSDLLATAGVLIGSILIYFTQWNWIDPLISILISILILRSAWGIFQESLSVLLESSPPTFDIPHILEHLRKISGIQKILDYHFWAITRGVHACTLRLSVSDLKTSGEIVFLTQRILKSEFGIDFVTVQCEESDLTKRIGTLEIHDSHGPQQGHHGHHHH; from the coding sequence ATGGATGATTTTTTTCAACTCCATCACGTAGAAAGAAGCCAAGAGAAGGGTCTGAAACGATCCATTCTTTTGGCGATTTTTGTTTCGCTTACGATCTTTGTCGTAGAAGTCTTCGGAGGAATCCAGAGCGGAAGTATCGCCCTCCTCGCCGACGCGGGACATATCATCACCGACGCGATCGCACTTTCTCTTTCTTTGATCGCGGTGCTCCTTGCATCCCGCAAACCGAATCCGAAATATTCTTTTGGGTACTATCGAATTGAAATTTTAACATCGCTCGTAAATTCGATTTTGATTTTTGGAATTTCGTTTTATATCTTTTACGAAGCGATTGAAAGATTTCAGAATCAAAAAGAGATTTTGAGTTTTCAAATGTTGATCTTTAGTTCCAGCGGGATCGTTTTGAATCTGATCAGCGCCTGGATTCTATTTCGTTTTAGCAACGAGAATATCAATATCAAATCGGCTTATATCCACGTGCTCAGCGACCTTCTTGCAACGGCGGGCGTTTTGATCGGCTCGATTCTGATCTATTTTACGCAGTGGAACTGGATTGATCCTTTGATTTCCATTTTGATTTCTATTTTGATTTTGCGTTCCGCATGGGGAATTTTCCAGGAAAGCCTTTCCGTTCTTTTGGAATCGTCTCCTCCTACATTCGATATTCCTCATATTCTGGAGCACCTTCGGAAGATTTCAGGAATTCAAAAAATTCTGGATTATCATTTTTGGGCGATTACGAGAGGAGTTCACGCTTGTACTCTGCGTCTTTCCGTTTCGGATCTAAAAACTTCGGGTGAAATCGTCTTTTTGACACAACGGATTCTAAAATCCGAATTCGGGATTGATTTTGTGACCGTTCAGTGTGAGGAATCGGATCTTACCAAAAGAATCGGAACATTAGAGATTCATGATTCTCATGGACCCCAACAAGGTCATCACGGCCACCATCACCACTAA
- a CDS encoding OmpA family protein produces the protein MKSFPTYSLLLFFALLLSISPLSADAFYYPWEYNKVYNEKIALEIELDSLRTRYRNETENYKKEKLEIESKIRSLEELLAREKEFRAKDNDLSEEKIKALENQIAVLKAKSTNKEKELIEENERQAKKFRELLENLKEELEKERAACQKKTEALQKEYEKKIGDLEARILSLNDEISKLKNLSENQKKELDRLSDQANELENKLTDEIKKGQIRLKRFHNRLVINIDDKISFDSGSADLKKAILPALDKIKDILVNYPGNLIIIEGHTDNIPIRTKKFADNWQLSGERALSVLHYFLENKNLDARNLSLAGYGEFQPIVSNDTPENRALNRRVDIVVVPR, from the coding sequence ATGAAATCCTTTCCAACTTATTCTCTCCTTCTTTTCTTTGCTCTTCTTCTCTCCATCAGCCCGCTTTCTGCGGATGCGTTTTATTATCCCTGGGAATACAATAAGGTCTACAACGAGAAGATCGCCCTTGAAATCGAACTGGATTCCCTAAGAACCAGATACAGAAACGAAACCGAAAATTATAAAAAAGAGAAATTGGAGATCGAATCTAAGATCCGCTCTTTAGAGGAACTTTTAGCGAGGGAGAAAGAATTCCGAGCTAAGGACAACGACTTGAGCGAAGAGAAAATAAAAGCTCTTGAAAATCAGATCGCCGTTTTAAAAGCAAAAAGTACAAACAAAGAAAAGGAACTGATCGAAGAAAACGAAAGACAGGCCAAAAAATTTCGGGAACTCCTGGAAAATCTAAAGGAAGAACTCGAAAAGGAAAGAGCCGCTTGTCAGAAAAAGACCGAAGCCTTACAAAAGGAATATGAGAAAAAGATAGGCGACCTCGAAGCAAGAATCCTCTCTTTGAACGACGAAATCTCCAAACTCAAAAATCTTTCCGAAAATCAAAAGAAAGAATTGGATCGTCTTTCCGATCAGGCCAATGAACTGGAAAATAAACTCACAGATGAAATCAAAAAAGGACAGATCCGTCTCAAACGATTTCACAATCGTCTCGTGATCAATATCGACGACAAAATCTCCTTTGATTCCGGATCGGCCGATCTAAAAAAAGCGATTCTTCCGGCTCTGGATAAGATCAAAGATATTCTCGTAAATTATCCGGGAAATCTCATCATCATCGAAGGACATACGGACAACATTCCGATCCGAACAAAGAAGTTCGCTGACAACTGGCAGTTGTCAGGAGAAAGAGCTCTTTCGGTGCTCCATTACTTTTTAGAAAATAAAAACTTGGACGCGAGAAACCTATCACTGGCGGGTTACGGAGAATTCCAGCCGATCGTGTCCAATGATACTCCGGAAAATCGAGCGCTCAACAGAAGAGTTGATATCGTAGTCGTTCCTCGTTGA
- the mgtE gene encoding magnesium transporter yields MEEKGVGQSLFSEKANPSSLEWIEFFQEKIKAANVSFLDRFLTLNHPADIAEVLEKLEEDEAFYVFKHCDSELQSSILVEFDEEFQADLISRFQMKEISPILENLETDELSSLISEFPKDKAEEILNSIDQEDSSQVRKQLTFREYTAGRLMNTVFASAVETDTVRKAIIKLRKIARDTDDIYHLYLTDENNVLKGYVKLKNLFLAPLNTKVSRLMKTGFTSLHYDTDQEEVAKIFRKYDLVSAAVVDDLGRILGRITVDDILDIVHEEASEDILRLGGVSEEEKLTSSVLTSVRRRMVWLMINLGTASLAASVVSFFGDTIEKYVLLASLMPIVAGMGGNAGTQSITLIVRNLATGDLTTENWKAAIRKEGLVGLFNGFMVGITAGVIVYLFTGNFALSAVMFMALQANLLIAAVIGTSIPLLLRVVGIDPAIASSIFVTTFTDVFGFFCFLGLATIFIHLL; encoded by the coding sequence ATGGAAGAAAAAGGAGTCGGTCAGAGTCTATTCTCGGAAAAAGCGAATCCTTCTTCTTTGGAATGGATCGAATTCTTCCAAGAAAAAATCAAAGCCGCGAACGTCTCATTTTTAGATCGTTTTCTTACTCTCAATCACCCGGCGGACATCGCGGAAGTTTTGGAGAAGTTGGAAGAAGACGAGGCTTTCTACGTTTTCAAACATTGCGATTCCGAACTCCAGAGTTCGATCCTAGTCGAGTTTGACGAAGAATTTCAGGCGGACCTGATCTCTCGTTTTCAGATGAAGGAGATATCTCCGATTCTTGAAAATTTGGAAACTGACGAACTCTCGAGTTTGATCTCCGAATTTCCCAAGGACAAGGCGGAAGAAATTCTCAATTCCATCGACCAAGAAGATTCTTCTCAGGTTCGAAAACAGCTTACGTTTCGGGAATACACAGCCGGACGTCTGATGAACACTGTATTCGCTTCCGCCGTGGAAACCGATACGGTTCGAAAGGCGATCATCAAACTCAGAAAGATCGCAAGAGACACAGACGATATCTATCATCTCTATCTCACCGATGAGAATAACGTTCTCAAAGGTTACGTAAAACTAAAGAATTTATTTTTAGCTCCTCTCAACACAAAGGTAAGCCGTTTGATGAAAACCGGTTTTACTTCTCTTCACTACGATACGGATCAGGAAGAAGTCGCGAAAATTTTCAGAAAATATGATTTGGTTTCCGCAGCGGTCGTGGACGATCTTGGAAGAATTTTGGGAAGAATCACCGTGGACGACATTTTGGACATCGTTCACGAAGAGGCTTCGGAAGACATCCTTCGTTTGGGTGGGGTTTCCGAAGAGGAGAAACTGACTTCTTCCGTTTTAACCTCTGTTAGGCGAAGAATGGTCTGGCTTATGATCAATCTCGGAACTGCCTCCTTGGCCGCATCCGTAGTTTCCTTTTTTGGAGATACGATTGAAAAATACGTATTACTCGCTTCTCTTATGCCGATCGTAGCCGGAATGGGTGGAAATGCAGGAACTCAGTCGATCACTCTCATCGTTCGAAATTTAGCGACGGGAGATTTGACTACTGAAAACTGGAAGGCGGCAATTCGAAAAGAGGGTTTGGTCGGACTTTTTAACGGCTTTATGGTCGGGATCACCGCCGGAGTGATCGTATATCTTTTTACCGGAAATTTTGCGTTGTCCGCGGTCATGTTTATGGCATTGCAAGCGAACCTTTTGATCGCCGCTGTCATCGGAACTTCGATTCCATTGCTCCTTCGAGTGGTAGGAATCGATCCGGCGATTGCGTCTTCGATCTTTGTGACGACCTTTACGGATGTTTTTGGATTCTTTTGCTTTTTAGGATTGGCTACGATCTTTATTCATTTATTATAA
- a CDS encoding LA_2219 family laminin/E-cadherin/plasminogen-binding protein, whose protein sequence is MSGMKSKFTFTKILLIVGITWGGLGILSCSAGNTKTPEGETVKTEPVANPAGENEIVLDEEGKEVSLNTGDHPAFLKPSKDPLEYFRVHISSDGYQLRQLRGSKYIKRKVDKGGDALISEELVRYNKINFIDDGIIIVVLNGNTGAFETIRFNTRVPRINDLAKIVQNDVTRWSMEHSEEKPVVTKFQIHYTLELKNKVGSNRDVVKEELKKEVIRRK, encoded by the coding sequence ATGTCGGGTATGAAGTCAAAGTTTACATTTACAAAAATCCTTTTAATCGTCGGGATCACTTGGGGCGGACTTGGAATCCTTTCTTGTTCCGCGGGCAATACGAAAACCCCCGAGGGTGAAACAGTGAAAACCGAACCGGTCGCCAATCCCGCGGGAGAAAACGAAATCGTTTTGGACGAAGAGGGCAAGGAAGTCTCTCTAAACACGGGAGATCATCCCGCGTTTCTCAAACCTTCCAAGGATCCACTGGAATACTTTCGAGTTCATATTTCGAGCGACGGGTATCAACTCCGACAACTTCGAGGCTCCAAATACATCAAAAGAAAAGTGGATAAGGGCGGAGACGCTCTCATCAGCGAAGAATTGGTTCGTTACAATAAGATCAACTTTATCGACGACGGAATCATCATCGTTGTATTAAACGGAAATACGGGAGCTTTTGAAACGATTCGTTTTAATACGAGGGTTCCCAGAATCAACGACTTAGCAAAAATCGTACAAAACGACGTAACGCGCTGGTCCATGGAGCATTCGGAAGAAAAACCTGTGGTTACTAAATTCCAAATCCATTATACTCTCGAACTCAAAAACAAAGTGGGAAGCAATCGGGATGTTGTGAAGGAAGAATTGAAAAAAGAAGTGATTCGAAGGAAGTAA
- a CDS encoding ATP-binding response regulator gives MEPYRIQNILIVDDQKTNLKLLKVQLESFGYIVFEASDGMEALEVLEKRKVEVIISDILMPNMHGYEFCAKVRADKALDSVVFIFYTATMTLKSEEQFALKLGADAFFRKPTSLTAMLEVIQGIAKDTQHRILTPLIQSTESILREYSQSIVNKFEDQNAMLIEKNNLLTHEIGERKKAEEDGKRQSVFFRMLFESSPIGLVMVHTDNSVIAANRMFTEIFQYSAEDLIGNNLSDFISPNGKSNESKELLEQAILGSILPIQIVRMRKDKSLVEILFHMYPFIVDNEPIALCGVYVDQTNQKSLEKQLRQSQKLESLGTLASSIAHDFNNILTIILGHTGLLESKSSDKTKLLHSIQIIQNASERGASIVRQLLTFARKTEMIYRSVMLNDIVREIENLLQDTFPKTIVIKSDLDSDISYISADAGQIHQLLLNLCINAKDSIQEIQRIGAITISTKEVAKEIVLQIFPNATEHSYIRIRVSDTGAGMTEETIQRVFEPFFTTKGEEKGTGLGLSVVYGIVENHHGFIDFRSKVGTGTTCTVYFPSETNVSKSKNSDKEESSYLVKKRAGTILLVEDEEFIREFTKEVLTEVGYNVISTENGREALSKFEQHKDEIFLVISDLDIPIINGDEVCIRIFALKPEMKIIVASGYISSDVKQSLYDWKDQIRYVQKPFRPSELLEAIDQLIKAV, from the coding sequence ATGGAGCCATATAGAATTCAAAATATCCTCATTGTCGACGATCAAAAAACGAATCTCAAGTTGCTAAAAGTACAACTTGAATCCTTCGGTTACATAGTTTTCGAAGCATCCGACGGAATGGAAGCTTTGGAAGTATTAGAAAAAAGGAAAGTAGAAGTGATTATATCGGATATTCTGATGCCGAACATGCACGGATACGAGTTTTGTGCCAAGGTAAGGGCGGACAAGGCCTTGGATTCCGTTGTATTCATTTTTTATACCGCAACGATGACTTTAAAAAGTGAGGAACAGTTTGCGCTCAAGCTCGGCGCGGACGCATTTTTTAGAAAACCAACATCCTTAACTGCCATGCTGGAAGTGATCCAGGGTATCGCGAAGGATACGCAGCACAGAATTCTTACTCCGTTGATTCAATCGACGGAATCGATTCTCAGAGAATATAGCCAAAGTATCGTTAATAAATTCGAAGACCAGAACGCGATGCTGATCGAAAAGAACAATCTCCTGACGCATGAGATCGGTGAAAGGAAAAAGGCGGAAGAGGACGGCAAACGGCAGTCGGTGTTTTTTAGAATGTTATTCGAATCGTCTCCGATTGGACTCGTGATGGTCCACACGGATAATTCTGTCATCGCCGCAAACCGTATGTTTACTGAAATTTTTCAATATTCGGCGGAGGATTTGATCGGAAATAACCTGAGTGATTTTATCTCTCCGAATGGAAAATCAAACGAATCCAAAGAACTTTTGGAACAAGCGATTCTTGGATCCATTCTTCCTATACAAATCGTGAGAATGAGAAAAGATAAAAGTTTAGTCGAAATCCTGTTTCATATGTATCCGTTTATCGTCGATAACGAGCCGATTGCTCTTTGCGGGGTCTATGTAGATCAGACAAATCAAAAATCCCTCGAAAAACAATTGAGACAATCTCAAAAATTGGAAAGCCTCGGAACTCTTGCAAGTAGCATCGCACACGATTTTAATAATATTCTTACAATCATCCTGGGACATACCGGTCTTCTTGAATCCAAAAGTTCGGATAAGACCAAACTTTTACATAGTATTCAAATCATTCAAAACGCTTCCGAACGAGGGGCATCCATAGTAAGACAACTGCTCACCTTCGCTCGTAAGACGGAGATGATCTATCGGTCTGTAATGTTAAACGACATCGTAAGGGAGATCGAAAACCTGCTCCAAGATACGTTTCCAAAGACGATCGTCATCAAATCCGATCTGGATTCGGATATATCTTACATTTCCGCGGACGCAGGACAAATTCATCAGTTGTTATTAAATCTTTGCATCAATGCAAAGGATTCCATCCAGGAAATTCAGAGAATAGGAGCAATTACGATTTCCACAAAGGAAGTAGCGAAGGAGATAGTTCTTCAAATTTTTCCGAATGCCACCGAACATTCTTATATTAGAATACGCGTTAGCGATACCGGCGCCGGTATGACCGAAGAAACGATACAAAGAGTTTTCGAACCGTTTTTCACGACAAAAGGAGAAGAAAAAGGAACGGGCTTGGGACTTTCGGTCGTTTATGGAATCGTTGAAAATCATCATGGGTTTATCGATTTTCGAAGTAAGGTTGGAACTGGAACGACCTGCACGGTTTATTTTCCGAGTGAAACAAACGTTTCTAAATCTAAGAATTCCGATAAAGAAGAGAGCAGTTATCTGGTTAAAAAAAGAGCCGGAACGATTCTTTTAGTGGAAGATGAGGAATTTATTCGGGAGTTCACGAAAGAGGTTCTCACTGAGGTCGGTTACAATGTGATCTCGACGGAGAATGGGAGAGAAGCTCTGAGCAAATTTGAACAACATAAGGACGAAATATTCTTAGTTATATCCGATTTGGATATTCCGATCATAAACGGAGACGAAGTCTGTATAAGGATTTTTGCATTAAAGCCCGAAATGAAAATTATCGTTGCGAGCGGTTATATCAGTTCCGATGTAAAGCAAAGTTTGTATGATTGGAAGGATCAGATTCGATACGTACAAAAACCCTTTCGGCCAAGCGAACTTTTGGAAGCGATCGACCAATTGATAAAGGCAGTTTAA